In a genomic window of Dyadobacter fermentans DSM 18053:
- a CDS encoding nucleoside hydrolase, with protein MNKILLLLCLFGLTNTYAQNSGTINSLILDTDIGPDYDDVGAMAVMHALADKGEVKPLAVISSNKNELVVPTIEILNTYFGRPELPTGAPKGKGPDFGATQKWPEMLVEKYPHKIAKTSDAPDAVETYRRILAKQPDQSVTIVTVGFLTNLANLLDSGPDGHSQLSGSSLVRKKVKHLVSMAGGFPAFREYNVLVDSVASAKVFSEWPTEILFSGFEIGKEIKTGKRVIANEHLKSPVKDVFAMAMPLSKGDADGRMSWDQTAVLVAIRGVQPYFGVKRGKIIINGGNNSWQDDPMGPHAYLTPHMPFEQLTALIEGLMMWQGK; from the coding sequence ATGAACAAAATTCTATTGCTCCTTTGCCTTTTTGGATTAACCAATACTTACGCTCAAAACAGTGGAACCATCAACTCGCTCATCCTCGATACCGACATCGGGCCCGACTATGACGATGTGGGCGCGATGGCAGTCATGCACGCTCTGGCCGACAAAGGCGAGGTGAAGCCGCTGGCGGTTATTTCTTCCAATAAAAACGAGCTGGTAGTGCCTACGATCGAGATATTGAACACGTATTTCGGTCGCCCGGAGTTGCCGACAGGCGCGCCGAAGGGAAAAGGGCCGGATTTTGGTGCCACGCAGAAATGGCCGGAAATGCTGGTCGAAAAATACCCGCACAAGATCGCCAAAACTTCCGACGCGCCCGATGCCGTGGAAACTTACCGCCGGATACTGGCCAAGCAACCCGACCAGAGCGTTACCATCGTGACCGTTGGCTTCCTGACCAACCTCGCCAACCTGCTCGATTCGGGACCGGACGGCCATTCGCAGCTATCGGGCAGCAGCCTTGTACGTAAAAAAGTGAAACACCTCGTTTCCATGGCCGGCGGATTTCCCGCTTTCCGCGAGTACAATGTTCTGGTGGACTCCGTGGCGTCGGCCAAGGTATTTTCAGAATGGCCTACCGAAATCCTTTTCAGTGGATTTGAGATCGGGAAGGAGATCAAAACAGGCAAGAGAGTGATTGCGAACGAGCATTTAAAAAGCCCGGTAAAAGACGTATTCGCTATGGCAATGCCGTTGTCCAAAGGAGATGCCGACGGCCGCATGAGCTGGGACCAAACGGCGGTGCTGGTGGCGATCCGCGGCGTACAGCCCTATTTCGGCGTGAAGCGCGGGAAAATCATCATCAATGGCGGCAACAACAGCTGGCAGGACGATCCCATGGGCCCGCACGCGTACCTTACTCCCCATATGCCCTTCGAACAGCTCACCGCGCTCATCGAAGGACTGATGATGTGGCAAGGCAAATAA
- a CDS encoding HpcH/HpaI aldolase family protein — protein MEPTLLEKLKAGKNVYGTCITSTSPMWPAAVKRTGVDFVFLDTEHVPLGRTELAALCQQFRHLGITPIVRIPCPDPYLACQAIDAGAKGIVAPYLESTAQIMELVGATKYRPLKGQVLQGYLSGDVPMPQNLQEYVAHYNAGNICIANIESVPAMENLDALLSVPGLDAVFIGPHDLSVSLGLPEQYDHPDFEKAVSYIIRTTRAKGLAIGIHFSLEPERQIQWMKEGANIVVHSFDVALFVQKLTADFRKIKSAAGDSAAENGEAMIV, from the coding sequence ATGGAACCTACCTTACTCGAAAAACTCAAAGCCGGCAAGAATGTATACGGCACCTGCATTACCTCCACAAGCCCGATGTGGCCCGCAGCGGTGAAGCGAACGGGCGTCGATTTTGTGTTTCTGGATACCGAACACGTGCCGCTGGGCCGGACTGAGCTTGCTGCGCTGTGCCAGCAGTTCAGGCACCTCGGCATTACGCCCATCGTGCGCATTCCGTGCCCAGATCCTTACCTGGCCTGTCAGGCCATTGATGCCGGCGCGAAGGGCATTGTAGCACCATACCTCGAATCGACCGCGCAGATCATGGAACTGGTGGGGGCTACCAAATACCGGCCGCTCAAAGGGCAGGTCCTGCAAGGTTATCTCAGCGGCGACGTCCCGATGCCTCAGAATTTACAGGAATACGTCGCGCATTACAATGCAGGAAACATTTGCATTGCCAATATCGAAAGTGTGCCCGCGATGGAGAATCTCGACGCATTGCTGTCGGTGCCGGGGCTCGATGCGGTGTTCATCGGTCCGCACGATTTGTCGGTAAGCCTCGGACTGCCGGAACAATACGATCACCCCGATTTTGAAAAGGCCGTTTCCTACATCATCCGCACCACCCGCGCCAAAGGACTGGCTATCGGCATCCATTTCTCACTGGAACCGGAGCGTCAGATTCAATGGATGAAAGAGGGTGCAAACATCGTCGTGCACAGTTTCGACGTGGCGCTTTTTGTGCAAAAACTGACTGCCGATTTCCGCAAAATAAAATCGGCAGCCGGTGATTCGGCTGCCGAAAATGGTGAAGCTATGATCGTGTAA
- a CDS encoding acyltransferase family protein, whose protein sequence is MENPSVPSSRLLSLDAMRGFTIAAMIMVNFPGHEDYVFPTLRHSKWNGLTFTDLIAPTFLFIVGVSITLAYSKKRLSNAPKSGLYRKIVIRSLKIFAVGMFLNMLPDFNFSDLRYTGTLHRIAIVFLVCAILFLNTSWKQQLGIAVGILVLYWLALTGIPTPGIGKVMLEPGVNLAAWVDQQYLPGKMWQGNWDPEGILSTFPAIATTITGILAGRLMLLPFSPNEKSNFLLTAGFATAALGYFWNLIFPVNENLWTSSFVLVTSGFASMLFGALYFLIDIRGRTAGIAPGVIFGANAIAAYVLADLLALIFYIMPVGGDTLNHRAVHILTQVGPDPRLASMIYALFFVCINFIPVYLLYKKRIFIKL, encoded by the coding sequence ATGGAAAATCCTTCGGTCCCGTCGTCGAGATTACTTTCGCTGGATGCAATGCGCGGTTTCACGATCGCGGCCATGATTATGGTCAATTTCCCCGGGCACGAGGACTACGTTTTTCCAACGCTCCGGCATTCGAAATGGAACGGCCTCACGTTTACCGACCTCATTGCGCCCACATTCCTTTTTATCGTAGGCGTGTCGATCACGCTGGCTTATTCCAAAAAGCGGCTTTCCAATGCGCCGAAAAGCGGATTGTACCGTAAGATCGTCATCCGCTCGCTTAAAATATTCGCGGTAGGCATGTTCCTCAACATGCTGCCCGACTTCAATTTTTCCGACCTGCGCTACACCGGCACCCTACACCGTATCGCGATCGTGTTCCTCGTGTGCGCGATCCTCTTTCTGAACACCAGCTGGAAACAGCAGCTCGGTATTGCCGTTGGCATTCTCGTTCTCTACTGGCTCGCATTAACGGGCATTCCCACCCCGGGGATCGGCAAAGTAATGCTGGAACCGGGCGTGAACCTTGCAGCCTGGGTTGATCAGCAATATCTGCCGGGTAAAATGTGGCAGGGCAACTGGGACCCCGAGGGTATTCTCAGCACATTTCCGGCCATCGCCACCACCATCACAGGCATCCTGGCGGGCAGGCTCATGCTCTTACCCTTTTCTCCGAACGAAAAAAGCAATTTCCTCCTCACTGCCGGCTTCGCCACGGCCGCGCTGGGCTACTTCTGGAACCTGATTTTCCCGGTGAACGAAAACCTCTGGACGAGCTCGTTCGTGCTGGTAACGTCCGGCTTCGCTTCCATGCTGTTCGGGGCGCTATACTTCCTTATCGATATCCGCGGCCGAACGGCGGGCATTGCGCCGGGCGTCATTTTCGGGGCCAATGCCATTGCCGCATATGTGCTGGCCGATTTGCTGGCGCTCATTTTCTACATCATGCCCGTCGGCGGCGACACCCTGAACCACCGCGCGGTGCATATCCTCACGCAAGTCGGCCCGGACCCGCGGCTGGCGAGCATGATTTACGCACTCTTTTTTGTGTGCATCAATTTCATCCCCGTTTACCTGCTGTACAAAAAACGAATTTTCATCAAGCTCTGA
- a CDS encoding family 20 glycosylhydrolase → MKKLFPLSLILFGALLLASCNKSGNVSKEQAEKIAVSWKLVSNFIEPEGRFEAQFTIRNGSDFTLDGSNWRLFWNMSPRPIQSNQTPQPAVIEHINGDWYQMLAAKDFKLAPGDSVVIKYTGTEGVIKETDAPLGLYFVFYDNEGKEKDIVQVADYTIEPFTTKEQILRGKMDLKEVPTAETRFKANAGFTKIGEEQLLKIIPSPVKLIPGAGTFTMTGKTNVYYQEGLETEARYLISKLKTLTGTDLPIQAGLPNKPSSEEAAIVLKTGKVAVNGISSEAYTLNIAQTGITIEGSDAAGVFYGVQSLLQLAPTDSYQKPVASIGFGFVQVQDAPRFQFRSLHLDVARNFQTKESVKRIIDLLSSYKVNHLLLYTTEDEGWRIEIDGLPELTQVGAQRQHTSGMNANALHPGYGSGPVANEKGKHGSGYYTKADFIEILKYAHERHIKIIPELNFPGHALAAIKSMEARYERLMKEGKEKEANEYRLIDPDDKSVYISAQGYKNNVVSVARESTYNFFVKVVDEIAKLYEQAGLKMDTFHTGGDEVADGVWTKSPMAAKLLQEHPEIKGPRYLQSYFFGKLLPMLEKRNLKVHGWEEIALNKTEKGAYLANPEFVGHQVYPYVWNNVYDVDLGNRLANAGYQVVLCNVTNFYFDMSYNNDPKEPGLYWGGFVDTRDNWAFAPFNMFRTTEETSMGKPMKEEFAGKQAMKPEARKNVYGIEAQLWSETIKGRDMMEYSILPKLLGFSESAWAAERKWENVADDAARKAMMAEGWNIFANSIAQKHLPRLKYINGGYNYRLPQPGAVIENGMLKANVELPGLAIRYTTDGSEPTEQSQLYESPVKVSGTVTLKSFDLAGRSSRSSVVTAR, encoded by the coding sequence ATGAAGAAGTTATTCCCGCTTTCCCTGATCCTGTTTGGTGCACTGCTGTTGGCGAGCTGCAACAAATCGGGCAATGTATCCAAAGAACAGGCCGAAAAAATTGCGGTTTCCTGGAAGCTCGTGAGCAATTTTATCGAACCCGAGGGAAGGTTTGAAGCGCAGTTTACGATCCGTAACGGCAGCGATTTTACACTTGACGGCTCCAACTGGCGGCTGTTCTGGAACATGTCGCCGAGGCCCATTCAATCCAATCAAACACCTCAGCCGGCTGTGATCGAGCATATCAATGGCGACTGGTACCAGATGCTCGCGGCCAAAGATTTCAAACTCGCGCCGGGCGATTCGGTGGTGATCAAATACACCGGTACCGAAGGGGTGATTAAGGAAACGGACGCGCCGCTGGGCCTGTATTTTGTGTTTTACGACAATGAGGGCAAGGAAAAGGACATTGTGCAAGTGGCTGATTACACCATCGAGCCATTCACGACGAAGGAGCAGATCCTCCGCGGCAAAATGGATTTGAAAGAAGTCCCGACTGCCGAAACGCGGTTTAAAGCCAATGCCGGATTTACCAAAATAGGTGAGGAGCAGCTTCTGAAAATCATCCCAAGTCCTGTGAAGCTGATTCCGGGCGCGGGCACATTTACGATGACAGGCAAAACCAATGTGTATTACCAGGAAGGGCTTGAAACCGAGGCGAGATATCTGATCAGTAAATTGAAGACATTGACGGGAACAGACCTGCCCATTCAGGCGGGACTTCCTAACAAGCCTTCGTCGGAAGAGGCGGCCATTGTGCTGAAAACCGGCAAAGTGGCCGTGAACGGCATTTCCAGCGAAGCTTATACCCTGAATATCGCTCAAACGGGCATTACCATCGAAGGCAGCGACGCGGCGGGCGTGTTCTACGGCGTGCAAAGCCTTTTGCAACTCGCACCAACGGATTCGTACCAGAAACCCGTAGCGTCGATCGGCTTTGGGTTCGTGCAGGTACAGGATGCGCCGCGTTTCCAGTTCCGAAGCCTGCATCTGGATGTGGCACGTAACTTCCAGACGAAGGAATCGGTGAAGCGGATTATCGACCTGCTTTCGAGCTACAAGGTGAACCACCTGCTGCTTTATACCACGGAAGACGAAGGCTGGCGGATCGAGATAGACGGCTTGCCGGAGCTCACACAGGTAGGCGCGCAACGCCAGCACACATCGGGTATGAACGCGAATGCATTGCATCCGGGCTACGGGTCGGGGCCTGTTGCCAATGAGAAAGGCAAGCACGGAAGCGGCTATTATACCAAAGCGGATTTCATTGAAATACTCAAATACGCGCACGAGCGGCACATCAAGATCATTCCCGAACTGAACTTCCCCGGCCACGCGCTGGCGGCGATCAAATCCATGGAGGCGCGCTACGAGCGGTTGATGAAGGAAGGCAAGGAAAAAGAGGCCAATGAATACCGTTTGATCGACCCGGACGACAAGTCGGTTTACATTTCGGCACAAGGATATAAGAATAACGTCGTGAGCGTCGCGCGGGAATCGACCTACAATTTCTTTGTGAAAGTGGTAGATGAAATCGCGAAGCTCTACGAGCAGGCAGGTTTGAAAATGGATACATTCCACACTGGCGGCGACGAGGTGGCGGATGGCGTATGGACGAAATCACCGATGGCTGCCAAATTGTTGCAGGAACATCCCGAGATCAAAGGCCCGCGCTATTTGCAGAGCTACTTTTTCGGAAAACTGCTCCCGATGCTTGAAAAGCGTAACCTGAAGGTGCACGGCTGGGAAGAAATCGCATTGAATAAGACGGAGAAAGGCGCCTACCTGGCAAATCCCGAGTTCGTAGGGCACCAGGTGTATCCATATGTTTGGAACAATGTGTACGATGTCGATCTGGGTAACCGATTGGCCAATGCGGGTTATCAGGTGGTGCTTTGCAATGTGACCAACTTCTATTTCGACATGTCGTACAACAACGATCCGAAAGAGCCGGGCCTGTACTGGGGCGGATTCGTAGACACGCGCGATAACTGGGCATTTGCGCCATTCAATATGTTCCGTACGACCGAGGAAACCTCCATGGGCAAGCCGATGAAAGAGGAATTTGCAGGAAAGCAGGCGATGAAGCCCGAAGCCCGCAAAAATGTGTACGGCATAGAAGCGCAGCTTTGGAGCGAAACGATCAAAGGCCGCGATATGATGGAATATTCGATCCTTCCCAAACTGCTGGGCTTCTCGGAAAGCGCCTGGGCTGCCGAGCGGAAGTGGGAAAATGTGGCCGACGATGCCGCCAGAAAGGCGATGATGGCCGAAGGCTGGAATATTTTCGCCAACTCGATAGCCCAAAAGCACCTCCCGAGACTAAAGTATATAAACGGGGGCTACAATTACCGCCTGCCTCAACCCGGCGCGGTCATAGAAAACGGAATGCTGAAAGCGAATGTGGAACTGCCCGGCCTGGCGATCCGCTACACCACCGACGGCTCCGAACCTACCGAACAATCACAGCTGTATGAAAGCCCTGTGAAAGTTTCAGGTACCGTGACGCTCAAAAGCTTCGATCTGGCCGGACGATCGAGCCGCAGCAGCGTAGTCACAGCCCGTTAA
- a CDS encoding ROK family protein yields the protein MNIGVDIGGTNIRAGIESGGHITRQNQTLLANKHSLSATLDQLMDVIRPLTAFPVKGIGIGVPSVVDISKGIVYNVLNIPSWEEVALRDIVEKEFNLPVSVNNDVNCFVLGEHRFGLARKFRSVIGMAIGTGLGSGIIIDNHLYAGKNCGAGEIGMLPYKDSVLENYVCNRFFEDSLGIDAYAAHEAALQGNRKAIEVWEEFGVHLGAVIKAIMYTYDPEAIVMGGSIAQANRFFQESMLESIQDFAYPESLKKLTLLISENKNIALLGAAALLGD from the coding sequence ATGAACATTGGTGTAGATATCGGTGGCACGAACATCCGTGCCGGTATCGAATCGGGTGGCCATATTACCCGGCAAAATCAGACATTACTGGCCAACAAACATTCGCTGTCGGCAACGCTCGACCAACTGATGGACGTCATACGTCCGTTGACGGCCTTTCCCGTAAAGGGCATCGGAATCGGTGTGCCGTCGGTGGTGGATATTAGCAAGGGCATTGTGTACAACGTGCTGAACATCCCTTCGTGGGAGGAAGTTGCGCTGCGCGATATTGTGGAAAAGGAGTTCAATCTGCCGGTTTCGGTGAACAACGATGTGAATTGCTTCGTCCTCGGCGAGCATCGGTTCGGGCTGGCGCGGAAATTCCGGTCGGTGATCGGGATGGCAATCGGTACGGGGCTGGGCTCGGGCATTATCATCGACAATCATTTGTACGCAGGCAAGAACTGCGGCGCCGGCGAGATCGGGATGCTGCCCTACAAGGATTCGGTGCTCGAAAATTACGTCTGCAACCGTTTTTTCGAAGATTCACTCGGCATAGACGCCTATGCGGCGCACGAGGCGGCCTTGCAGGGGAATAGGAAGGCGATCGAAGTATGGGAGGAATTTGGCGTGCATTTGGGAGCGGTGATCAAGGCGATTATGTACACCTACGATCCCGAAGCCATCGTGATGGGTGGCTCCATTGCCCAGGCCAACCGGTTTTTCCAGGAAAGTATGCTGGAAAGTATCCAGGATTTCGCTTATCCCGAGTCTTTGAAGAAGTTGACATTGCTGATATCCGAAAACAAAAACATCGCTTTGCTCGGTGCGGCAGCATTGCTGGGCGATTGA
- a CDS encoding MFS transporter: MQRNIFIVILIFLIFFVISFLTNILGPIIPDIVKSFDLSIGLAGFLPFAFFVAYGVMSIPAGLMVERFGEKVMLIGAFLLAFGGALLFALIPGFAIALFSLFLIGIGMAILQVVINPLLRVSGGEEKFAFYSVLAQLFFGAASFLSPLLYSYLVLNVHSPNGDSGFLIGTLNGLVPESLKWVSLYWVFAVIALAMAAVIAMVRFPKVELLEDERIDVGKSFAELAKNRLVWLFFLGIFCYVGTEQGIANWISQFLQTYHGVDPATTGASVISYFWGLLTIGCFLGLLLLKIFDSRKVLVFFTCGAIVSLLMALFGPREMAFISFPMAGFFASVMYSVIFSLALNSVPRHHGTFSGILCAGIAGGAVVPLIVGGLGELVGLRFAMLFLLIPLGYIASIGIWAKPLVNNETVSSVKELFKMS, encoded by the coding sequence ATGCAAAGAAACATTTTCATCGTAATCCTGATCTTCCTGATCTTTTTCGTCATCTCATTCCTGACCAACATCCTCGGTCCGATTATCCCCGATATCGTCAAAAGTTTCGATCTGAGCATTGGTCTGGCTGGTTTCCTTCCGTTCGCATTCTTCGTCGCTTACGGCGTGATGTCGATCCCGGCAGGCTTGATGGTGGAGCGGTTTGGTGAAAAAGTGATGCTGATCGGTGCGTTTCTGTTAGCATTCGGCGGCGCATTACTCTTCGCGTTGATCCCGGGCTTTGCCATCGCATTGTTCTCGCTCTTTCTGATTGGCATTGGAATGGCCATTTTACAGGTGGTGATCAACCCTTTGCTCCGGGTTTCGGGCGGGGAAGAGAAATTTGCATTTTACTCTGTGCTGGCGCAGCTTTTCTTCGGCGCCGCGTCGTTTTTAAGCCCGCTGCTTTACAGTTATTTGGTTTTAAATGTCCATTCACCAAATGGCGATTCCGGTTTCCTGATCGGCACGCTCAATGGGCTGGTGCCGGAAAGCCTTAAATGGGTATCGCTATACTGGGTGTTTGCGGTGATTGCGCTGGCGATGGCCGCCGTGATCGCGATGGTGAGATTTCCCAAAGTGGAATTGCTGGAAGACGAGCGGATCGATGTCGGTAAGTCGTTTGCCGAGTTGGCGAAAAACCGGCTTGTTTGGCTCTTTTTTCTTGGCATATTCTGCTACGTGGGCACGGAGCAGGGCATTGCCAACTGGATCTCGCAATTTCTCCAAACTTACCACGGGGTAGATCCGGCCACGACCGGCGCTTCGGTCATATCCTATTTCTGGGGCTTGCTTACGATCGGATGCTTCCTGGGACTGCTGCTATTGAAAATCTTCGATAGCCGGAAAGTCCTCGTATTTTTTACTTGCGGAGCCATTGTTTCACTGCTAATGGCCTTGTTTGGGCCACGGGAAATGGCGTTTATCAGCTTCCCGATGGCAGGCTTTTTCGCTTCCGTAATGTATTCGGTGATATTCTCATTGGCGCTGAATTCCGTTCCGCGGCACCATGGCACCTTCTCGGGCATTCTTTGCGCGGGCATTGCCGGCGGCGCCGTAGTTCCGCTGATCGTCGGTGGGCTGGGGGAGCTGGTAGGGCTGCGTTTCGCGATGCTGTTCCTGCTCATTCCCCTCGGTTACATTGCAAGCATTGGTATTTGGGCCAAGCCGCTTGTAAATAATGAAACCGTTTCCAGTGTGAAGGAGCTGTTCAAAATGAGTTAA
- a CDS encoding AraC family transcriptional regulator, which translates to MYKIILLLDFAEEYSKSLMKGINAYSKEFGPWIFCRMPLFHRETIGIDGILKWALEWGADGIVGQLYNKEIDKILRAGIPVIAQDFKERFTEIPNITGAYHEAGQMGADYFLKKGFTNFAFYGFNDIVWSRERAEGFEEHLRKKGHKVHYFEHKKSRSTELWYYKPSSLSRWLKSLPKPIGLMTCDDNQGQHITEACRHVGIRIPEEVAVLGVDNDEMICDLSDPPLSSIALDVEKGGYDAAKLLDHMIRHGTAGFYDVVVRPTQVITRHSTDIYATNDDHIASSLKYIHQNIEKNLHVDEVVKQVPLSRRALEKRFLEITGYPIYKYIFNLRIEKFTQKLLDTDMSVFEIALDMGLGDSKNIARQFRQAKGCSPSAYRSKYLAGK; encoded by the coding sequence ATGTACAAAATCATACTCCTTCTCGATTTTGCCGAAGAATATAGCAAGAGCCTCATGAAGGGCATTAATGCGTATTCGAAGGAATTCGGGCCGTGGATTTTCTGCCGGATGCCGCTTTTCCACCGCGAAACGATCGGTATTGACGGTATTCTGAAATGGGCCCTCGAATGGGGCGCGGACGGGATCGTAGGTCAGTTGTACAACAAGGAAATCGACAAGATCCTGCGGGCTGGCATCCCGGTCATCGCGCAGGACTTCAAGGAACGCTTCACCGAAATCCCCAACATTACCGGCGCCTACCACGAAGCGGGGCAAATGGGGGCCGACTATTTTCTGAAAAAAGGGTTTACCAACTTCGCATTCTACGGTTTCAACGACATCGTGTGGTCACGCGAGCGTGCGGAAGGATTTGAAGAGCATTTGCGTAAAAAAGGTCATAAAGTGCATTACTTCGAGCATAAAAAGTCGCGTTCTACGGAGCTTTGGTATTACAAGCCAAGCTCGCTGAGCCGCTGGTTGAAATCGCTGCCGAAGCCGATTGGCCTCATGACCTGCGACGACAACCAGGGCCAGCATATCACCGAGGCGTGCCGGCACGTGGGTATCCGCATTCCCGAGGAAGTGGCGGTGCTCGGCGTGGATAATGACGAAATGATCTGCGACCTATCCGATCCGCCGCTTTCGAGCATCGCGCTGGATGTGGAAAAAGGAGGATACGACGCGGCTAAGCTGCTGGACCACATGATCAGGCACGGAACCGCCGGCTTTTACGATGTGGTGGTGCGGCCTACCCAGGTTATCACCAGGCATTCGACGGACATTTACGCCACCAACGACGACCATATCGCGTCTTCATTAAAATACATTCACCAAAACATCGAAAAGAACCTGCATGTGGATGAGGTGGTGAAACAGGTCCCGCTTTCGCGCAGGGCATTGGAAAAGCGTTTTTTGGAAATCACCGGTTACCCGATTTACAAGTACATTTTCAACCTGCGCATCGAGAAATTCACACAAAAACTGCTAGATACCGACATGTCGGTGTTCGAAATAGCGCTGGATATGGGGCTGGGGGATAGCAAAAATATAGCCCGCCAATTCAGGCAGGCCAAAGGATGTAGCCCGAGTGCTTACCGGAGCAAGTATCTGGCTGGTAAATGA
- a CDS encoding M13 family metallopeptidase, producing the protein MKSAAFRAAALALVVTLAGCKKEKEETDATKVPGFDVSSLDSTAKACDDFDTYANGGWKKKNPIPGTESRWGAFGILDKENKEVRLKGIIEEIAQAKDRKKGSEEQQIADYYQSFLDTATVEKRALEPLKPYLDKINAVASLKDLAAVAGEMQKVGVETVTGFGVEGDLRNSKVNILYQGQDGLSLGERSYYDRTDSSTVKVRGEFVKHIDKMFTMAGFTDAKPGQTILDFETKLAKLQLTNVELRDPVKTYNKMAFADFEKLIPDFDQRTFADKQDVKTDTLIVQNKPYLQNLNKLLKATPIATLKLYTKWQLLSRFAGFLPKKFDQEDFRFFATVMRGTKQQKGRVERAIRSTDGLLGMPLGKLFVKKYFPEEDKKKVSEMIENVRSVYGERIDKLTWMSDSTKAKAHKKLKAFTYKIGYPDKWKDYSSIEIAPDKLFENVIAASLFQHKEQVEKIGKEVDKKEWLMTPQTVNAYYNPLNNEVVFPAGILQPPFYNRNADDAINYGGIIAVIGHEFTHGFDDQGSQFDDEGNLKNWWTASDRANFDKLTKRYIDYFSGIEALPGFKINGALTIGENVADLGGLTLAYYALEKSFNGKEPEPIDGFNWKQRFFLGWAQVWHMNTTDEALRNQVQTDPHSPARDRINGPLPHLKEFQAAWSCGAGSKMVLPDSARVVIW; encoded by the coding sequence ATGAAATCAGCTGCATTCCGCGCTGCCGCGCTGGCCCTTGTGGTGACCCTGGCAGGATGTAAAAAAGAAAAGGAAGAAACCGACGCCACCAAAGTACCCGGCTTCGATGTCAGCTCGCTCGATTCGACGGCCAAAGCCTGCGACGACTTTGATACCTACGCGAACGGCGGTTGGAAAAAGAAAAACCCGATCCCGGGCACCGAAAGCCGCTGGGGCGCATTCGGGATTCTTGACAAAGAGAACAAGGAAGTACGCCTGAAAGGCATTATCGAGGAAATCGCCCAGGCAAAAGACCGCAAAAAAGGGAGCGAAGAGCAGCAGATCGCCGATTACTACCAGTCGTTCCTCGACACCGCGACGGTTGAGAAGCGTGCTTTGGAACCATTAAAGCCTTACCTCGACAAGATCAATGCGGTGGCGTCACTGAAAGACCTCGCGGCTGTGGCCGGCGAGATGCAGAAAGTGGGCGTCGAAACGGTCACCGGCTTCGGCGTGGAAGGTGATTTGAGAAACAGCAAGGTAAATATCCTTTACCAGGGCCAGGATGGACTGAGCCTTGGAGAGCGCAGCTACTACGACCGCACCGATTCGAGCACCGTGAAAGTTCGCGGCGAGTTCGTGAAGCATATCGACAAAATGTTCACGATGGCCGGATTCACCGACGCCAAGCCCGGACAAACCATTCTCGACTTCGAAACCAAACTTGCCAAGCTGCAACTCACCAACGTCGAACTCCGCGACCCGGTGAAGACTTACAACAAAATGGCCTTCGCGGATTTCGAGAAACTGATCCCCGATTTCGATCAGCGGACATTTGCCGACAAGCAGGACGTGAAAACCGACACGCTCATTGTTCAGAATAAACCTTACCTGCAAAACCTGAACAAACTGCTCAAAGCGACCCCCATTGCAACATTGAAGCTGTATACCAAATGGCAGCTGCTATCACGCTTTGCGGGATTCCTGCCCAAGAAGTTCGATCAGGAGGACTTCCGCTTCTTCGCAACCGTTATGCGGGGCACGAAACAGCAGAAAGGCCGCGTGGAGCGCGCCATCCGTTCAACCGATGGTTTGCTGGGTATGCCGCTGGGTAAGTTATTCGTGAAGAAATATTTCCCGGAAGAAGACAAGAAGAAAGTGTCGGAAATGATCGAGAACGTACGCTCGGTTTACGGCGAGCGCATCGACAAGCTGACCTGGATGAGCGACTCCACCAAGGCGAAAGCGCATAAAAAACTCAAAGCATTTACCTACAAAATCGGCTATCCTGATAAATGGAAAGACTATTCGTCGATCGAAATAGCGCCCGACAAGCTGTTCGAGAATGTCATCGCGGCCTCGCTCTTCCAGCATAAGGAGCAAGTAGAGAAAATCGGGAAGGAAGTAGACAAGAAGGAGTGGCTCATGACGCCGCAAACGGTGAATGCGTATTACAACCCGCTCAACAACGAGGTGGTGTTCCCGGCCGGCATTCTGCAACCGCCATTCTATAACCGGAATGCGGATGATGCGATCAATTACGGAGGCATTATCGCGGTGATCGGCCATGAATTCACGCACGGTTTCGACGACCAGGGCTCGCAGTTCGATGACGAGGGTAATCTCAAAAACTGGTGGACCGCGTCTGACCGCGCCAACTTCGACAAGCTTACCAAACGTTACATCGACTATTTCAGCGGCATCGAAGCATTGCCCGGTTTCAAGATCAATGGTGCATTGACCATCGGTGAAAACGTAGCCGACCTGGGCGGTTTGACATTGGCCTACTACGCGCTGGAAAAATCATTCAACGGCAAAGAGCCGGAGCCGATCGACGGCTTTAACTGGAAACAGCGGTTCTTCCTCGGCTGGGCACAAGTATGGCACATGAACACCACCGACGAGGCATTGCGTAACCAGGTACAAACCGATCCGCATTCGCCGGCGCGCGACCGTATCAACGGCCCGCTGCCGCATCTGAAAGAATTCCAGGCAGCATGGAGCTGCGGTGCCGGAAGCAAAATGGTATTGCCGGATTCCGCACGGGTCGTGATCTGGTAA